In the Methanothrix sp. genome, one interval contains:
- the gvpD gene encoding gas vesicle protein GvpD P-loop domain-containing protein → MRIPAEIHRFFDIGEGQTLLIKGLPGTGKTTLAFEILNEMCEKRNGMYISTRVDPDRLYRTFPWIKEIVPPRNVVNATQSKLLQTLRDISGGIPTYDTVLDFFRVLFEDVEDMESPIIVFDSWDALMNYVSPMIKERQSFEQNICEFARDMGIHIIFVSESADLMPLDYIVDGVVYMEHFRIAGTPSSALRDSGMRTRYAREIRLEKLRGVEILQRAFTATLHGGRFQCFTPCVEEVDVRIGGDHIRIPDPTEDCASTGIPQLDEITGGLKYGSCNVLEINHGVGKRYYHILTALASNALKNGRAVCIIPSIGYQLSPRDIFVPTNVRVVQPQGDDIVSWGKELLGIWDELRDRSGRPILNIIGMDAMEFAFGYRQLLNIANRLINQWKETNDINLLVVKTGQESINMAIHVADTYFVVNELNGGLCMYGVIPRTELYNMSFEGGSRICLTPIV, encoded by the coding sequence ATGCGCATACCCGCTGAGATACACAGGTTTTTTGATATCGGCGAGGGTCAGACCCTCCTGATAAAAGGCCTGCCTGGAACCGGCAAGACCACGCTCGCATTTGAGATACTGAATGAGATGTGCGAGAAGAGAAATGGGATGTACATCTCCACGCGTGTCGATCCCGACAGGCTCTACAGGACGTTTCCCTGGATAAAGGAGATCGTGCCGCCGAGAAATGTCGTTAACGCAACGCAATCAAAGCTTCTCCAGACTCTGAGAGACATCTCCGGAGGGATACCGACATACGATACAGTCCTGGATTTCTTCCGCGTCCTCTTCGAGGATGTGGAGGATATGGAGAGCCCGATCATAGTCTTTGACAGCTGGGATGCGCTGATGAACTACGTCTCTCCGATGATAAAAGAGCGGCAGAGCTTCGAGCAGAACATATGCGAGTTCGCGAGGGACATGGGGATCCACATCATCTTCGTCAGCGAGTCTGCGGATCTGATGCCGCTCGACTACATAGTCGACGGCGTTGTTTACATGGAGCACTTCAGGATCGCCGGAACTCCATCTTCTGCTTTGCGGGACAGCGGCATGAGGACCAGATACGCCCGCGAGATCAGGCTCGAGAAGCTACGTGGTGTCGAGATTCTACAGCGCGCATTCACAGCAACGCTTCATGGCGGCAGGTTCCAGTGCTTCACTCCATGCGTTGAGGAGGTTGACGTCAGGATCGGCGGAGATCACATTAGAATACCGGATCCGACAGAGGATTGCGCATCTACTGGAATTCCACAGCTCGATGAGATAACCGGCGGTCTGAAGTATGGGTCTTGCAATGTTCTTGAGATAAATCATGGGGTTGGCAAGCGCTACTACCACATACTCACTGCCCTTGCTTCAAACGCTCTGAAGAACGGGAGGGCTGTATGCATAATCCCCTCGATAGGTTACCAGCTCAGCCCCAGGGACATCTTCGTGCCGACGAACGTCCGTGTTGTCCAGCCGCAGGGGGACGATATTGTTTCCTGGGGAAAAGAGCTGCTCGGCATATGGGATGAGCTGCGGGATCGCAGCGGCCGGCCAATTCTAAATATAATCGGAATGGACGCGATGGAGTTCGCCTTCGGCTACAGGCAGCTTCTCAACATAGCGAACAGGCTGATCAACCAGTGGAAGGAGACGAACGACATAAATCTCCTGGTCGTCAAGACCGGCCAGGAGAGCATCAACATGGCGATTCACGTCGCAGACACATACTTCGTCGTAAACGAGCTTAACGGCGGTCTCTGCATGTACGGCGTGATCCCGCGCACCGAGCTCTACAATATGAGCTTCGAGGGCGGGAGCAGGATCTGCCTGACGCCGATAGTTTAA
- a CDS encoding nucleotidyltransferase domain-containing protein, whose protein sequence is MRARIRDFLESRDGWIFSVVDYLHPDGVRSLLRYIPDESGERIAGGTRYRKLDFDEAFDFLRVRRPDYVRDVHVVPFDDVRRFFRPADELPRVRAEDERVGKIVEILEEHGVPERCIGITGSMLLGLHSSSSDIDLVVYGSAWWRARDAIADAKRSGSIQELDSATWMKIYMKRKPSIPFDEFVAHEMRKGNRGMVDGTYFDLLFTRDWDEIEPVARGRALRRSRIVAEVTDARYAFDSPGIFRLDHEVGEILCYSHTYAGQAFEGEMIEASGVIEETTNGLRMVVGTTREAKGEWIRSLTLMSSLSRGCG, encoded by the coding sequence ATGAGAGCCAGAATCAGGGACTTTCTTGAGAGCAGGGACGGATGGATCTTCTCGGTTGTGGATTATCTCCATCCAGATGGCGTGAGATCCCTGCTTAGGTACATCCCGGATGAATCAGGGGAGAGGATCGCAGGGGGTACAAGATACAGAAAGCTGGATTTCGATGAGGCTTTTGATTTTCTCAGGGTGAGGCGTCCTGATTACGTCAGGGATGTTCATGTGGTACCGTTCGATGATGTGAGGAGGTTCTTCAGGCCGGCTGATGAGCTGCCACGGGTGAGAGCTGAGGATGAGAGGGTAGGGAAGATCGTTGAGATACTGGAGGAGCACGGCGTCCCTGAGAGATGCATCGGGATCACGGGATCAATGCTTCTGGGCCTTCACAGCAGCTCATCAGACATAGATCTGGTTGTCTATGGAAGCGCCTGGTGGAGGGCGAGGGATGCCATAGCAGATGCAAAGCGCAGCGGCTCGATTCAGGAGCTGGATAGCGCAACATGGATGAAGATCTACATGAAGAGGAAGCCCTCGATCCCCTTCGATGAGTTCGTGGCGCATGAGATGCGCAAGGGCAACCGTGGGATGGTAGACGGCACGTACTTCGATCTGCTCTTCACAAGAGACTGGGATGAGATCGAGCCGGTAGCCAGAGGCAGAGCTCTCCGGAGAAGCAGAATAGTCGCGGAGGTGACAGATGCGAGATACGCCTTCGACAGCCCGGGTATTTTCAGGCTTGATCATGAGGTCGGGGAGATACTCTGCTACTCCCACACATACGCTGGCCAGGCATTCGAGGGGGAGATGATCGAGGCATCCGGTGTGATCGAGGAGACCACGAATGGCCTGAGGATGGTTGTCGGCACGACTAGGGAGGCTAAGGGCGAGTGGATACGCTCGCTGACGCTCATGTCGAGCCTGTCCAGAGGGTGTGGGTGA
- a CDS encoding L-threonylcarbamoyladenylate synthase, whose translation MVIIGGVDEAARCILSGGIVVYPTETVYGIGANALDERSIARVYAIKRRPLDKPISIAVSSFEMLCEVADVRPEDLDIMRRLLPGPVTFLVRKRSIVPDMLTSGSQLVGIRYPDHEIALRLIEMTGPITSTSANITGAQSPSDPRAIDPEILSRVDMLIDGGRCRYAIPSTLVDLSTRRILRVGAMADRVAEVIGR comes from the coding sequence ATGGTCATCATCGGAGGCGTAGACGAGGCTGCAAGATGCATACTCTCAGGCGGAATTGTGGTGTATCCCACAGAGACAGTTTATGGTATAGGGGCGAACGCCCTTGATGAGAGGAGCATCGCAAGGGTTTACGCGATCAAGAGGCGCCCCCTCGATAAACCGATATCCATAGCTGTATCAAGCTTCGAGATGCTCTGTGAGGTGGCAGATGTCCGGCCTGAGGATCTGGATATTATGAGAAGACTTCTGCCCGGGCCTGTGACGTTTCTTGTGCGTAAGAGATCGATCGTCCCGGATATGCTCACATCCGGGTCTCAGCTTGTCGGAATCAGGTACCCTGATCATGAGATCGCGCTCAGGCTCATCGAGATGACCGGGCCGATCACGTCCACAAGCGCAAACATCACCGGCGCCCAGTCGCCATCGGATCCACGGGCCATCGATCCGGAGATTTTATCTCGGGTGGACATGCTCATCGACGGAGGGAGATGCAGATACGCCATACCATCCACCCTTGTGGACCTATCCACCAGGAGGATCCTGAGGGTGGGCGCTATGGCGGATCGGGTTGCAGAGGTAATAGGGCGATGA
- a CDS encoding winged helix-turn-helix transcriptional regulator, protein MLAAIMVDAMSYKERILKAIQESKDGLTTVEVARQAGVSKTTVIKYLSVLRSEGKCEYVEVGPSKLWRAVTPKKEICKRDIEPCEVESVSVKPPDDSGMVSISFRVRADQLSALLKQIQSIEGKC, encoded by the coding sequence ATGCTCGCCGCGATCATGGTGGATGCGATGTCCTATAAAGAGAGGATCCTCAAGGCGATTCAGGAATCCAAGGATGGTCTGACAACGGTAGAGGTGGCCAGGCAGGCAGGGGTGAGCAAGACGACGGTCATAAAGTACCTCTCCGTTCTCAGATCAGAGGGCAAGTGTGAGTATGTCGAAGTCGGCCCCTCGAAGCTCTGGCGCGCTGTGACCCCCAAAAAGGAGATATGCAAGCGCGATATAGAGCCATGTGAGGTGGAATCTGTCTCCGTCAAGCCACCAGACGATAGCGGGATGGTCTCCATCTCATTCAGGGTCAGGGCTGATCAGCTCTCTGCGCTTCTCAAGCAGATACAGTCGATAGAGGGCAAGTGCTGA
- the hxlA gene encoding 3-hexulose-6-phosphate synthase, producing MDIRPILQVALDLLEIDRAVEIAKEAIAGGADWIEAGTPLIKSEGMDAVRELRRTLPGTKIVADMKTIDTGAMEVEMAAKAGADIVALLAISDDSTIQDALRAARKYGVEIMVDLLSTPDPVKRAKELQDLGVDYICVHVGIDQQMVGKSTIDLLREVVQVVSIPVAAAGGIDVNSGRDAIFYGASIVIVGGNITRSADVTGSARRIREAIDHVEGAGTSRRSLEEEMISIFREVSTPNITDAMHRKGAMRDILPIIPGTKIVGTAITVQTFEGDWAKTVEAIDEAGPGKVIVIYNGSRYVAPWGGLATLSCMQKGVEGVVIDGAVRDVDEIRRLNYPVFASAITPTAGEPKGMGEINVEIVCGGQVVRPGDYIVGDDCGVVVIPKERAYEIARRAKEVEKNESRLFEEIRRGRTLSEVAKLKKWEKL from the coding sequence ATGGATATCAGGCCGATTCTGCAGGTTGCTCTGGATCTTCTCGAGATCGATCGGGCTGTTGAGATAGCGAAAGAGGCGATAGCGGGCGGGGCGGACTGGATCGAGGCAGGCACTCCGCTGATCAAGAGCGAGGGGATGGATGCGGTCCGCGAGCTCCGGCGCACTCTTCCCGGAACCAAGATTGTTGCTGACATGAAGACCATAGACACAGGCGCCATGGAGGTCGAGATGGCTGCGAAGGCCGGCGCAGATATCGTGGCGCTGCTCGCGATATCCGATGATTCGACGATTCAGGACGCGCTCCGCGCCGCGAGGAAGTACGGTGTGGAGATAATGGTCGATCTCCTCTCCACGCCGGATCCGGTGAAGCGCGCGAAGGAGCTTCAGGATCTCGGGGTGGACTACATCTGCGTGCACGTCGGCATAGATCAGCAGATGGTTGGAAAGAGCACCATCGATCTCCTCAGGGAGGTTGTCCAGGTCGTCAGCATTCCGGTGGCTGCTGCCGGAGGCATAGATGTGAACTCCGGCAGGGACGCGATCTTCTACGGGGCATCTATAGTGATAGTCGGAGGCAACATAACAAGATCGGCGGATGTCACAGGTTCCGCCCGCAGGATCAGAGAGGCTATAGACCATGTCGAGGGCGCTGGCACCTCCCGGAGGAGCCTGGAGGAGGAGATGATCTCCATATTCAGGGAGGTCTCAACGCCGAACATAACCGATGCGATGCACCGCAAGGGGGCGATGCGCGACATACTCCCGATAATTCCGGGGACGAAAATCGTAGGAACTGCGATCACAGTCCAGACATTCGAGGGCGACTGGGCAAAGACTGTGGAGGCCATAGATGAAGCAGGCCCCGGAAAGGTCATCGTCATCTACAACGGCAGCCGCTATGTTGCGCCCTGGGGTGGACTTGCGACGCTGAGCTGCATGCAGAAGGGTGTCGAGGGAGTTGTGATCGATGGAGCTGTCAGGGATGTGGACGAGATCCGCAGGCTCAATTATCCGGTGTTCGCCAGCGCCATAACCCCCACAGCGGGAGAGCCGAAGGGAATGGGCGAGATAAACGTGGAGATCGTCTGCGGAGGGCAGGTTGTCCGTCCAGGGGATTACATTGTAGGAGATGACTGCGGTGTGGTGGTTATACCGAAGGAGAGGGCCTATGAGATCGCAAGAAGGGCTAAGGAGGTTGAGAAGAACGAGAGCAGGCTCTTCGAGGAGATAAGACGGGGAAGGACGCTCTCAGAGGTCGCAAAGCTGAAGAAGTGGGAGAAGCTCTGA
- a CDS encoding ARMT1-like domain-containing protein, whose translation MASSCYICILERAGFECELLSLPEDLSLAAIHELLDFMASHKGDVPAIVGTERELIIKRVSGVADPYRRLKEESNAVARALLPVAVRFYDENEDKMEALVRIAAAANSMEFGVRGHEFDNRSFSSVFEETLREDLAGDLDALKKLLAGSSKIFYLTDNAGEVVFDLFVIEKLRGMGKRVVIGPKAEPILNDVTADELREMTDAEMVPTGGVVGIYLDRINPEARRLLFDPEWLVIAKGMGNFETISEFEGSLKGRLIYILRAKCEPVARANRVRRGSLVARAYL comes from the coding sequence ATGGCGTCGAGCTGCTACATATGCATCCTGGAGAGGGCCGGATTCGAGTGCGAGCTCCTCTCACTGCCGGAGGATCTCAGCCTTGCTGCGATCCACGAACTCCTGGATTTCATGGCCTCGCACAAAGGGGATGTGCCTGCCATTGTTGGAACAGAGCGCGAGCTCATAATCAAGAGGGTGAGTGGCGTCGCGGATCCGTACAGGCGACTGAAGGAGGAGAGCAACGCGGTCGCCCGTGCTCTTCTTCCTGTTGCTGTGAGGTTCTACGATGAGAACGAGGATAAGATGGAGGCTCTTGTCAGAATCGCGGCAGCCGCGAACTCGATGGAGTTCGGGGTGAGGGGTCACGAGTTCGATAACAGATCATTCTCATCAGTCTTCGAGGAGACCCTGAGAGAGGATCTGGCTGGGGATCTGGATGCCCTGAAGAAGCTCCTGGCCGGGTCCTCGAAGATATTTTACCTGACAGACAATGCTGGAGAGGTCGTCTTCGATCTCTTTGTGATAGAGAAGCTCAGGGGTATGGGGAAGAGGGTGGTCATAGGCCCGAAGGCAGAGCCGATACTGAATGATGTGACGGCTGATGAGCTGAGGGAGATGACGGATGCGGAGATGGTGCCCACGGGCGGTGTGGTTGGGATATATCTTGACAGGATAAATCCTGAGGCTAGGAGACTGCTTTTCGATCCTGAGTGGCTGGTGATCGCGAAGGGCATGGGCAACTTCGAGACGATCAGCGAGTTTGAGGGCTCCCTGAAAGGCAGGCTGATCTACATCCTCAGGGCGAAGTGCGAGCCGGTCGCACGCGCTAACAGGGTTCGCCGGGGATCTCTTGTCGCGAGGGCCTACCTGTAG
- a CDS encoding histone deacetylase gives MEKMKVAVVYHEDFPVHGYSVLKDRIRPSFDALMSSGLVDGVDVQVFRPQPAPVELVAEAHTENHMRNMRHDPHWNVALLSAGSVLMASELVVSGKAESAFAYTGTAGHHASRGSCWGFCYFNDVAITILKLRKMGLKRFLIIDVDPHFGDGTRDFFGNDPDVFHINFHSGSQKEFDRERNNYDFGIGWNANDETFLRELENALKLTEGFDYQVCFVIFGHDSHTDDYGGFDLTLNAYPKMASMIKKAVDGKPLVFVLSGGSNPDVARRAIPDVIAVLAGRWPY, from the coding sequence ATGGAGAAGATGAAGGTAGCTGTTGTTTACCACGAGGATTTTCCAGTGCACGGATACTCTGTGCTGAAGGACAGGATCAGGCCATCCTTCGACGCCCTCATGAGCTCCGGGCTTGTGGATGGCGTTGATGTTCAGGTATTCAGACCCCAGCCAGCGCCGGTGGAGCTCGTGGCCGAGGCGCACACAGAGAACCACATGCGCAACATGAGGCATGACCCGCACTGGAACGTCGCTCTGCTATCCGCGGGAAGCGTCCTGATGGCATCTGAATTGGTGGTCTCAGGAAAGGCGGAGTCCGCATTCGCCTACACGGGAACAGCAGGCCATCACGCATCCAGGGGAAGCTGCTGGGGGTTCTGCTACTTCAACGATGTCGCGATAACGATACTCAAGCTCCGCAAGATGGGCCTCAAGCGGTTTCTGATAATAGATGTGGACCCGCATTTCGGAGACGGAACCAGAGACTTCTTCGGGAACGATCCGGATGTGTTTCACATAAACTTCCACTCCGGATCGCAGAAGGAGTTCGATCGCGAGAGGAACAACTACGATTTTGGAATAGGATGGAATGCGAACGACGAGACGTTTTTGAGGGAGCTGGAGAACGCGCTGAAGCTCACAGAGGGTTTTGATTACCAGGTGTGCTTTGTGATCTTCGGGCATGATTCCCATACAGATGACTACGGCGGATTCGACCTCACGCTGAATGCGTATCCGAAGATGGCGAGCATGATCAAAAAGGCGGTCGATGGCAAACCGCTGGTGTTCGTGCTCAGCGGCGGCTCGAACCCGGATGTGGCGCGCCGCGCAATTCCGGATGTGATCGCTGTTCTGGCTGGACGGTGGCCGTATTGA
- a CDS encoding proteasome-activating nucleotidase, with protein sequence MNEPQSGPDFSKYILDRMKQLEERNLALREQKDRAEGEKRLIENQKLKYEREARKLRSELERLRVGPMIVGTVVEVLDESRVIVKSSTGPRLVVSVSQFIEEELRPGVQVGLNQQTFAVMCVLPSPRDPMVFGMEVEEVPDVTFDSIGGLDSQIAELREIVELPLKRPDLFQAVGIEPPKGVLLYGPPGTGKTLLAKAVANSTEATFLRVVGSEFVQKYIGEGARLVRELFDLAKSRAPAIIFIDELDAIGSRRIDGATSGDREVQRTLMQLLAEMDGFDPRGEVKIIGATNRPDMLDPALLRPGRFDRAIYVPLPNRDGRYAILLIHTKGMNLGPDVDLKSIADLTENASGADLKAIVTEAGMSAIREERTQVLQRDFERAIARVLQADTHGTCEEPDLPNYA encoded by the coding sequence ATGAACGAGCCTCAAAGTGGACCCGACTTCTCGAAGTACATCCTGGACAGGATGAAGCAGCTTGAGGAGCGCAACCTCGCCCTGAGGGAGCAGAAGGACCGCGCGGAGGGCGAGAAGCGGCTCATAGAGAACCAGAAGCTCAAGTACGAGCGCGAGGCCCGGAAGCTCCGCAGCGAGCTGGAGCGTCTGCGTGTCGGGCCCATGATCGTCGGCACTGTTGTGGAGGTCCTCGACGAGAGCAGGGTGATAGTGAAATCGAGCACAGGCCCGAGACTTGTCGTGAGCGTCTCACAGTTCATCGAGGAGGAGCTCCGGCCTGGCGTGCAGGTCGGCCTGAACCAGCAGACGTTCGCAGTGATGTGCGTGCTTCCATCGCCGCGCGATCCCATGGTCTTCGGCATGGAGGTCGAGGAGGTGCCTGATGTCACTTTTGACAGCATCGGCGGCCTCGACAGCCAGATCGCCGAGCTCAGGGAGATCGTGGAGCTTCCTCTCAAGAGACCGGATCTCTTCCAGGCGGTGGGGATCGAGCCGCCAAAGGGCGTTCTTCTCTATGGGCCCCCGGGCACTGGAAAGACCCTTCTCGCAAAGGCCGTGGCCAACAGCACAGAGGCGACCTTCCTGAGGGTGGTCGGGAGCGAGTTCGTCCAGAAGTACATTGGTGAGGGGGCCAGGCTTGTCCGGGAGCTCTTCGATCTCGCAAAGAGCAGGGCTCCTGCGATCATATTCATAGATGAGCTCGATGCGATAGGCTCCAGGCGGATCGATGGAGCGACAAGCGGCGACCGCGAGGTCCAGAGGACATTGATGCAGCTGCTTGCTGAGATGGACGGGTTCGATCCGCGCGGAGAGGTCAAGATAATAGGCGCAACCAACAGACCCGACATGCTCGATCCTGCCCTGCTGCGTCCCGGAAGGTTCGACAGGGCGATATACGTCCCTCTGCCCAACCGTGATGGCAGGTACGCGATTCTACTGATCCACACAAAGGGAATGAACCTCGGCCCTGATGTGGATCTGAAAAGCATAGCTGATCTCACAGAGAACGCGAGCGGAGCGGATCTGAAGGCGATAGTCACCGAGGCTGGAATGTCTGCAATACGCGAGGAGAGAACGCAGGTGCTCCAGAGGGACTTCGAGCGGGCGATCGCCAGGGTGCTTCAGGCGGATACGCATGGAACATGCGAGGAGCCGGATCTCCCGAACTACGCATGA
- a CDS encoding PAC2 family protein translates to MLFERKVAVVSFPGIGSVGKVAVDYLISYTNSRMIMTLPFSGFPPQVLIQEGVARLFTLDVFSPEGRDDIILLTSDAQPLEVLGMNRLAGEVLRELREMGVRDVVTLAAYVGAVHENVVGTATDAAAVELLKNAGIAVMPSSIIGGMNGIVAGMAPLYGLRGFCILGTTSGDRLVDLRAARNLLLSLKNLLQMEIDVSQLEIEEEEEEEEAPEVEECEDEEMLYR, encoded by the coding sequence GGAAGGTCGCGGTCGATTACCTGATAAGCTATACGAATTCCAGAATGATCATGACGCTGCCCTTCAGCGGCTTCCCTCCACAGGTCCTGATACAGGAAGGGGTTGCCAGGCTCTTCACGCTCGACGTCTTCTCCCCGGAGGGGAGAGACGATATCATTCTGCTCACATCAGATGCCCAGCCGCTTGAGGTCCTGGGGATGAACAGGCTCGCTGGCGAGGTTCTCAGAGAGCTCAGGGAGATGGGGGTGAGGGATGTCGTGACGCTCGCAGCATATGTGGGGGCTGTTCATGAGAACGTTGTGGGTACCGCCACAGATGCTGCTGCGGTGGAGCTCCTGAAAAACGCGGGCATAGCTGTGATGCCCAGCAGCATAATAGGCGGGATGAATGGGATCGTAGCTGGCATGGCCCCGCTCTACGGCCTCAGAGGATTCTGCATCCTCGGGACGACATCCGGGGACAGACTTGTGGATCTTAGAGCAGCTAGAAACCTGCTACTCTCGCTTAAAAACCTCCTCCAGATGGAGATAGACGTCTCACAGCTCGAGATCGAGGAGGAAGAAGAGGAAGAGGAGGCTCCGGAGGTAGAGGAGTGCGAGGATGAGGAGATGCTCTACAGGTAG
- a CDS encoding AMP phosphorylase has protein sequence MFEVVPFDIEIGQYKVMLNIADARAMGLNPGDRVRVRTRGASLTAILDVTGQMIRQGQVGIFTEAFRDLKEAKSVEISPAPRPASISYIKMLMDKQKLSEDQIRSIVRDIVDNNLSEIELSAYITASYIHNLDPQETEWLTRAMIETGERIYFDKHPVVDKHSIGGVPGNKVSMLVVPIVAASGLLIPKTSSRAITGAGGTADLMEVLAPVEFTADEIKEITETVGGVIAWGGATNIAPADDRLIKAEYALAIDPYSQMLASIMAKKGAVGADAVVVDMPTGPGTKLETPEKARTLAKDLTDLGERLGIRVECAMTFGGSPVGRTVGPALEVREALRMLETGEGPNSLREKSLALAGILLEMGGVAARGDGYRAAEEILTSGKAHRKLMEIIEAQGGDPKIRSEDIQIGEHQKQILSPTNGYVVAFYNKRIIEIARAAGAPADKKAGVIIHKKMGEIVKKGEPLLTICSSTDWELECAVKMCSMRDALEQPPIVVEGMLLERYPIERYPRTI, from the coding sequence ATGTTCGAGGTCGTTCCTTTCGATATAGAGATCGGGCAGTACAAGGTCATGCTCAACATCGCAGATGCAAGAGCGATGGGCCTAAACCCGGGAGACAGGGTTCGGGTGAGAACCAGAGGCGCATCACTGACCGCGATTCTTGACGTGACCGGACAGATGATTAGGCAGGGTCAGGTCGGCATATTCACAGAGGCGTTCAGGGATCTGAAGGAAGCGAAGAGCGTGGAGATATCACCGGCGCCCAGGCCTGCCTCGATATCTTACATAAAGATGCTGATGGATAAACAGAAGCTGAGCGAGGACCAGATCAGGAGCATAGTGAGAGATATTGTCGACAACAACCTGAGCGAGATCGAGCTCTCGGCATACATCACAGCATCGTACATCCATAACCTGGATCCACAGGAGACGGAGTGGCTCACCAGGGCGATGATAGAGACCGGCGAGAGGATTTACTTCGATAAGCATCCTGTTGTGGACAAGCACAGCATAGGCGGGGTTCCCGGGAACAAGGTATCGATGCTCGTGGTTCCGATCGTCGCAGCCTCGGGCCTGCTCATACCGAAGACAAGCTCGAGAGCGATAACGGGCGCCGGAGGGACCGCGGATCTGATGGAGGTGCTCGCGCCCGTGGAGTTCACGGCCGATGAGATCAAGGAGATCACCGAGACCGTCGGAGGGGTTATCGCATGGGGCGGCGCCACGAACATAGCGCCAGCTGACGACAGGTTGATAAAGGCAGAGTATGCCCTCGCCATCGATCCCTACAGCCAGATGCTCGCGTCGATAATGGCGAAGAAGGGGGCAGTCGGGGCTGATGCAGTGGTTGTCGATATGCCCACCGGCCCCGGAACGAAGCTGGAGACGCCGGAGAAAGCGAGGACGCTCGCGAAGGACCTCACAGACCTCGGAGAGCGGCTGGGGATCAGGGTGGAGTGCGCAATGACCTTCGGCGGGTCTCCAGTCGGTCGCACAGTGGGGCCGGCTCTCGAGGTCAGGGAGGCTTTAAGGATGCTGGAGACGGGCGAGGGGCCGAACAGTCTGAGAGAGAAGAGCCTTGCCCTCGCAGGCATACTCCTGGAGATGGGAGGGGTCGCGGCCAGGGGCGATGGGTACAGGGCCGCGGAGGAGATACTGACGAGCGGAAAGGCCCACAGGAAGCTCATGGAGATCATCGAGGCTCAGGGCGGGGATCCGAAGATAAGGAGTGAGGACATCCAGATCGGAGAGCATCAGAAGCAGATACTCTCCCCGACGAACGGATACGTGGTCGCATTCTACAATAAGAGAATCATAGAGATCGCAAGAGCCGCGGGCGCGCCCGCTGACAAGAAGGCGGGAGTGATAATACACAAGAAGATGGGGGAGATCGTGAAGAAGGGCGAGCCGCTCCTGACGATATGCTCCAGCACCGACTGGGAGCTTGAGTGCGCGGTGAAGATGTGCTCGATGAGGGACGCGCTGGAGCAGCCGCCGATAGTCGTGGAGGGCATGCTGCTCGAGAGGTATCCGATCGAGAGGTACCCGAGAACGATATGA
- a CDS encoding multiprotein bridging factor aMBF1 yields the protein MREMGDRQCEICGADISGSPERIVIDGSVLEVCKSCARFGKPEDKWSPVPRKIVPVERSFRVQKPKPRDHFRDFVEVVPDYGNIIKNARESMNLSLEDLALRIKEKASLLRKIEREELVPEDDVRKKLEKELRIKLTEEATEERLKSRGGSKVLTLGDIANIRKR from the coding sequence ATGAGAGAGATGGGCGATAGGCAATGTGAGATCTGCGGCGCAGACATCTCTGGCTCTCCCGAGAGGATAGTGATCGACGGCTCGGTTCTTGAGGTATGCAAGAGCTGCGCTCGCTTCGGCAAGCCTGAGGACAAATGGTCTCCTGTTCCGAGAAAGATCGTGCCTGTGGAGAGGAGCTTCCGCGTGCAGAAGCCAAAGCCACGCGACCACTTCAGAGACTTTGTGGAGGTAGTGCCGGATTATGGAAATATTATAAAAAATGCCAGGGAGAGCATGAATCTCTCTCTCGAGGATCTGGCTCTCAGGATAAAGGAGAAGGCATCCCTTCTGAGAAAGATCGAGCGCGAGGAGCTTGTCCCCGAGGATGACGTGAGGAAGAAGCTGGAGAAGGAGCTCAGGATAAAGCTCACCGAGGAGGCGACCGAGGAGCGGCTCAAATCGAGGGGCGGATCGAAGGTTCTGACGCTAGGGGATATCGCAAACATCAGGAAGAGATGA